In Canis lupus familiaris isolate Mischka breed German Shepherd chromosome 15, alternate assembly UU_Cfam_GSD_1.0, whole genome shotgun sequence, the genomic stretch TGAACAAAGGTGAGTTTGCAAGTAGAGGTGTCATGGCCTACGTTCCTGGGGCTGCTCTAGTCCTAGGAGGGAAAGGCCCCAGGTTCTAAATTTTTGTCCCATAACTTTGGCCTATTTATTCACCTGGGAAGTGAAGATGATGTTCAGCAAACATAATGCTGGTCGTAGAGTTGAGAACAGGACTGGGTCAAGTGCTTGGTAGACGAAATGATACAAATGTTTTCGTTGTCAAACTACcgtgtggctctttttttttttttaagattttattttattatttattcatgagagacacacaaagagagagagaggcagagacacaggcagagggaggagcaggctccatgcagggagcccgacatgggacttgataccgggtctccaggatcagccctgggctgaaggcagcgctaaaccgctgagccactcgggctgccccctGTGTGGCTCTTAGAGCGGCCGTAATCCAGCCCTGCACACCTCCCCGGACTTCCTCGCCCACCTTTCTGTTTCAGCATCATGGGGGGCATGGGtacaggggcagagccaggcaaCAGGTGAAGGTGAAGCTGGGATGGAAATAGCAGGGTCTGAGGAGATATTTTAGGAGTTTTACTTCTAAGCCAACCTCCAAGGCTAGAAGCCTCTGCAAGTTAGCAGTCTGGCGCCCCAGGGGCATCTCTGGCAGCACAGTCGGGGGATCAGTGGGGGAAATGTCCAGAAATTGAGATGGTGCTAGCAGCCAGTGAGGTGCTGTATTTAGGCTCTTGGTTTTGTGGTGTTCTACAGCCCCACGGTACAGAGGCCTTGAAGATTCTGGCCACGCCCCTGAGCTAGAACACAGCACCTCAGCCTAGGAAGTGGGGGAGGCCTTTTGTTGCCCTTCCCCAGCTATgccagggctcagtctcaagaGACAGATATCCTCCCTGGGGTCCAGCCACCCACTCACCAGGAACAACCCCACCTTAAGAGCACCGCCTTCTCACATCCCACCCACCAGGCTAAAGGCCAGGAAATCACGTTCTGTCTAAATGTGAGATGAATTAATTTAATACACAAACCTTCAGCAGTTGAATCAACACTACGACGctttgggcagccccaggtggcgcagcggtttagcgccgccttcagcccagggtgcgatcctggagacccgggatagagtgccgcgtcgggttccctgcagggagcctgcttctctctctgcctctctctctctctctctctctctctctgtcatgaataaataaataaaatcttaaaaaaaaaaaaaaaaactacagcgCCTGAAAAGACCTAAGAGAAATGAGTAATTGGCTTTGAACCTAAAGTGGGGCATGCATCCACCACGTGCAAGGGATTGGGGGCAGGATTTCAGTCTGCTCATGTCTGGGTCATTATCGGGGGGCTTCTGGGTGGAGCAGGAGAGCTCACTGAGCTGGAATAGTGCAAAACATATCAGCCAACAACAAGCTGACACAAGCAGAGTGGCCTAGGAAACCTAGCTAACATCATtgtctcagtgtcttcatctgtgaaatggaaagatTAAAGCCTATCCTGTAgggtgctattttttttttttttctcattctttaagattttatttattcatgagagacagagaggcagagacataggcaagggagaagcaggctttcctgcaggaagcctgatggggaactcagtcccaggcccccaccctgggatcacaacctgagccaaacacagatactcaaccactgagccacccaggtttctcatgatttttattttttatcttttttttaaagatttatttatttattcatgatagacagagagagagagagagagagagacaggcagagggagaagcaggctctatgcagggagcccgagatgGGACTCGAttgatccgaggactccagggccacgccctgagccaaaggcaggcgccaaaccgctaagccacccagggatcccccttttctcATGATTTTGAATGAAATCATTGATGTAAGGAAGAGCCCAGCATCTCCCTGGTGCTCTCTGGTTTTGTAGTTTGTACAGGTACTAGCTGTGCTGAAGGTTTTTGCTCCGACCGCTTAGGGAATAACCCTGAAACACAGAAGGGTGCCCTGGTGTGGCAGCAACTGAGCGGATCCCAGGCACTTGGAGTTGGGCCATCCCAAGAATGGACAGTCCAGGGGCACGAATCACATTCAGTCTCAGAGACAAGTCCTGGGGTGTGCGGGGCAGCCCACCCTGGGTGGCATCACGGACAGGATGAAATCCGAGCCCCTTCCAGGTGCAGCTCTCTGCAGCCTCGCGCTCACCGGCTCTCCCGGGGCCCAGCCAGACTCCCGCCTCATTCAGGCGCACCACACCCTAGGCAGGCCCAAGGCTCCCTGAGCACCCCCCATCATTCACCGGACTGCACCCTCTTTTCCTCCTGGATGGAACAGCCTGTAATATAAACCGGATGCCACCTCCTGCAGGAGGGGTCGTGACCTGCCTCCCAGGAGGTCCCGGGGTCCCCGGGTGTCTTTGCCCTAGCGCTTCTGCTCTGTCCCGGGATGGGGGCCGGGGGATCGCTGCAGGTTTGCCATTAGACGGCACCCCAAGCACTGGGACTAACAACCCCAGCCCCGGTATAGGGCCGGGCACCGGCGGGGAGCACCCCTCACTGGGAGCAAGCCCGGCGCGAGTGCCCACGCAGACCAGGGCAAGGAGCGAGCGCTGCCCCCCGAGGTCCCCGGCGGCGTCTCCGCGCCGGGAGCGCCCGTGATTTGCATACCCATGGTGCACCACGAAAAGGCAGTTTCACGCTGCTTGAGGTCCAGCCCCACGGAGGTTTGTGCAGTGTCGCGGGGCACGCTGCTTGCCAGAAACAATGTGCTCCCCACGAATTCCGGGCGGGGAGCACGAACCCTGCGGACACGGAACAACCATAACTGAGCCGAGTGTTGTCTGGCTCTAGGAGCTTCCGAGCGGGGCGGGGCCATAcgctctggtttctcttcagatcgcaTAAATCTTTCGCCTTTTACTAAAGATTTCCGTGGAGAGGAACAGTTATGAGTATTTACCCAATTTTTTGAGGCCTCGGCTAACGAGGCTCCCTTTTCCCGGTTCGAAAAGCAGAACTAAGGATGTGGGGGTTAGAGCTCGTGCGTCTTTGCGTCGGTTGGTAACCCGTGGTGCTGTACGTAGTTCGGTAGTTTCCGGTCTGCGCTGTTCCACGGTGCTTTCCTGTGGgtcacttttctttaaaattcttttttgctGCTTGGGTGTTTTGAAGCAGTCAACTGTGGGTCGTCCCAACTTCCTTCTGGGGAGGCGAACAGGAGAGAAGGTAGGAATCTCgtatgttggggatccctgggtgctcagcggtttagcacctgccttcggcctagggcgtgatcctggggtcccggcatggagcctgcttctccctctgcctgtgtctctgcctctcgctctcgctctcgctctctcgctctcatatgaataaataaaatcatatatatatgtgtataatctCGTATGGTATGTTCCTGCCGGTATATGTGGCTTGAGATACAGCAGAAAGGGGGTAAACAGTTCGCACCTGCCCTCAGACTCCCCAGTTGTCCCCCAGCAGTTGGGTATGACCTCCTCAGTGGCTTACCCCCACCCAGCTCTCCCGCTAGCCCTGTTCCTTACCGTAATAGGGGCTTAATTTACCAGGAGAGccaagcactgaaaaaaaaaattgggcaagTAATATAACCGGGATAAGTAATTGACAGTCTCAGTGGTGTGCCCTACACTAGGAGAGAATGGGTAGGGCTGGCCGCCAAATGTGTCCTCGGATTTTAGGCCTAGCTCTTCCCACCTATCTGCGTTTCCTTTGCGAGGGagctcatttaaattttttttttttttttttaagattgtatttatttgagagagagaaagaaaaaaaaacaagcaaggagagcagcaggcaaaaggacagggagaagcagactccccactgagcagggagccctacatgagGCCGGATCCCAGAACCAGGGCCCCATGacctacctgagctgaaggcagacgctgcactgagccacccaggtgcccctaattctttGGCTTTAAGAAAATGCCATCTcaggcaccccgggtggctcagcggtttagcactgctgtcagcccagggtgtggtcctggagacgcaggattgggtcccacatcgggctccctgcatggagcctgcttctctctctgcctctctctctctctctctctctgtgtgtctcccatgaataaatacataaaatcttaaaaaaaaaaaagtattgcctatttttaaagatttatttgagcgagagagccACATGCAaatggggggagggtgggagggcaaGGATACCAAGCAACTCccagctgagcgtggagccccgcACTGTGGGGTCTCTggacccacgagatcatgacctgagccaaaatcaccagttggatgcttaacctactgagccacccaggtgccccaacacaaaAATTGTTTGAATGTAAATCTGATCACACACTCCACTCCTGCACGAACCCCTCCAGATGCCTTCCCGGGACACGGGGTTCACACCCTTCCTCCTTCAGCCTTACCACCCTGTATGAAGCAAGCCAGCTCCCACCACACCATGATTTATCCTCttaacctgttttatttttctgcagaGTACAAACTATCCCTGAAATTGTTTCCTACATTAACTTGTCTGCTGTATGTTTCTCCTAAAATGTAAGCTCGGCGAGCAAGGACTTTACCTGACTTGTTCTCTGATGGATTCCAGGATCCTAAATCAGTGCCTTTCACAAGAGCACTTACTATTTGTGGAGCAAgttaatgaattttatttgtatgtgtgtttggatttcttttctaaaCACATATACAAAGATAATCTGTATGGTTCTTAGCACTTTACAAAATCAATCTTCCTAAAAACCCTAAGTAGATTCTGTTATTAGCTCCACtttaaggaaattgaggcacagaaaggttacaGACTCTCATTCAAGTCACGAAGCTCCAAAATGGTGGAGCTAGGACTCACACCCAGGCATCCTCGCTCCAGAAGAGACATACTCTTAATCACTATACTACTAGTGGGGTTCAGCACATGCTACCCCAAAACACAGTACCTTAgcatattgaatttttttttaaagattttatttatttattcatagacacacagagaggcagagacacaggcagagggtgaagcaggctccatgcagggagcctgatgcgggacttgatcccaggtctccaggatcactccccaggctgcaggcagcgccaaaccactgcaccaccggggctgccccggcatattgaatatttttaagctATTTGAAAAATCAGGAACTTACCTCCCCATCCTACCCTGacaccctcccttctccctttttttttttttttttaagattttatttatttcttcatgacacacacacacacacacacacacacacacacacacagaggcagagacacaggcacagggagaagcaggctccatgcagggagcccgacatgtgggacccaatcccaggtctccaggatcaggccctgggctgaaggcggcgctaaaccactgagctacccgggctgccctcccttctACCTTGAAACAGGTCATAAAACCCCCAAGGGAGCCCTGCCCTCCTATACTGGAGGCACGGAGTCATCCTTATCCAAAGTCAAAAGGACTCCAAGAAGAATCTAAACAAACAGACCTTGCTAAGTTTCCTGCATACCtcatactcttaatttttttaagagtttatttatttgagagagagggggagaactgagggggaagggcaaaaggagagggagaggaagaagcagactcttcagtGAACAGGAGCCCGATCAAGGTCTccattctgggatcatgatctgagcccaaggcagatgcttaacctactgaaccacccagatgcccctacgtCATACCTTAAGCCATTATATTCCTCCATGACTCTCCATTCTTATCAAATCTAGCATAAAAGTACTAAGGTTGAACCGTTTCTTctggtcttcatttccttatgaagacTCCCATATCACTAAAACTTATATTGGGGTGCCGGGCTAGCCCAATTGGAGAAGTAtgcgactcttgaccttggggttatgagtcccaccttgggtgtagagattactgaaataaataaataataaaggaaacatcttttttttttttttttaaaggaaacatcttaaataaatttgtatgcttttctcctgttaatctgtctttgttggtttaattttcagacccaaCCAGGAACCCTAAGATGGGCAAGGAAAATTTCTTCCTCCCCTACACTACCTTTTCTTTTGGCAAAAGGGATCATGCTTTGATTGGTCTGCACTGAACTTTTTTCAAAGGTCACAGATATCTTTTTATATCACGGTGAGAATACACCAATCAGTCTTCTAGGTTAAACTGGGACATcgtttattttcaattttctttatccaaACAATGCTGTCATGTGGTACTCTGAGTAACCACATTTTCAGTCATAAGAGATAATGCCAAATGCCTATCTTTAATTCATGTGcaacatatttttgtataaaatccgagacagatgtttaaccatattttcttctaatcaaCTGTTCCTCATTTTAGATTGATAGTGTCCTGTTTTACAGCTCTTTTAAACTCTTTATGGAATAAAAGAGCATTTAAATACGGAAATAAAGTCCTCATTGAACATTTACAGAGCACTGATTACATGACAGGGACTGGGGAACAAGAGATGCAGAAAGCACCACTCTAGGCCCAGGGATCTTTCTTCAGGGAGATTCAGACCTTCAGGAAGACAAAATTCATAATGAATTAAAGAGGGAGCATGGGGAGTCTTCAATAATTAAGAGAGTGAATGCACAGCCAGAGGACTACTGCCTTCAGAACCAGTGATTTTATGCAAAGGTAGTATTTGAGAGAAGATTACCACTAGTAATTCGGAGTGTCCTCAAAGTGAAATAGAGTGTATTTTGTGCTGAGAGCAACGGGGATGTTGAGTGGCTTAATAAGGGGAATAGGGCTAACAATCTTAAGTCTGGCTGCAGGGTGGGAAATGGGGCATGACAGGTGCAGAGGCAGTGTGCTGGAGTGAAGGCAGGAAGACTATTATGAGCTTGTTGCATTAATTCTTAACACATGCAGGATTAGGTGAACTAGgagcacctagatggctcagttaagtgtctgactttggctcaggtcatgatctcagggtcctgggatcgagccccaatgtcagtctccatgctcagcagggagtctgttcctccctctccctctgcccctctccctgttcatgtgtactctctaataaataaatgaaatcttgggatccctgggtggcgcagcggtttggcgcctgcctttggcccagggcgcgatcctggagacccgggatcgagtcccacgtcgggctcccggtgcatggagcctgcttctccctctgcctgtgtctctgcctctctctctttctctctgactatcataaataaataaaaatttaaaaaaaaaaattgagtgaaCTAAAGCTAAGAAAACGGAACCAACTGGAAAGATCtcgtaggggaggaaaaataacttCCCCTCTACTCTCTGAGCTTTGGAAGAGACCCTTGTAATAGATTAACAAGAGGAAAACAAGTTTATTAGTATGTATATCTCAGTGTACATGGAAGATACCCAGGGAAAAATGAGTGGCTCCCCAAAGCGGTCTGAATACCTGCTGAAAAACCATCTTAAGctaaagagcaaagaaaagtGTAGGGAGGATAGTTACGGGGAAGCTaccaggaaaagcacagtaaacaacAGGAGGTTTGTTAAGCAGATTTCAGTGGGGGCCTTCTCCACTAATATCCTCCTGTGAGTTCATCATCCTTCTTTTCCTGGCACAAGAATGAgacacccttacaaatggagatttcctttttaaatatacatttcccttacaaaagggtaacttctacTTTCCAGAGCTTCCGCTGTTTCTCAAAACAACCAGCTTAAAATAATCGTTAgcccaaagaggcatattttgggttGGTACATTCAGCGACCCTTCAGTCTCTTAGAAGGTGGAAGCCGCAGGAGGCAGCTGTGATGCAGAGGAACAAGGCAAGGCCGAGATGCAGGTTTCTGGCTGGGGCACCCACGTGGATGAGAAACACGATGGGGGCGGAATTGGGGAAGATGAGAAGGCAGCTCGACTTGGACTGAGTGTCGGGGATCTGGAGAGAGAGCTTCAAGAAGCAGGTCTGGAATAAAGAGGGAGCAGAGCTGAAAACATGTGGGGGTTACGGAAGTAaacgcggggtggggggcagcgcgGCCAGAGCCCCGGGACAGAGCCAGGGTAAGCCGCTGAGGAATCGCTTtggggccccgccccgccccgccccgccccgcccccgcactGGGCCGACAGCCGTTCTTCCCGCCCCCCGTTCGCAGGGCATGCTGGGGGCGGAAGCCCCCTCTGAGCGCCGGGCATGTTGGGAGCTGTAGTTTGGGACCGGCCCAGAATTCCCCGCGAATCGCGGCCTTCGGTCACTTAAGGGGCAGATCCAGAAAGCCGTGGTGCTCCCGGGGCAGGGTTCCCCTCCGGCGGCGGCACGGGGCGCCCCGGCTCGCATCCCCTCTCCGCAGAGCGTGGCACTTCCACGCCTCCACGATCTGCTCCACCTGCAGGGGAAGGCCTGTCACCGCGGAGTCGGCGGGACCCCCTCGCCCGCCCACCCTGGCCCGCGGCATCCCCCGCGTCCGCACCGGGATGAGCGGCTCCCGCTGGTTCTGCTCCTCCAGGGCGCTCAGCTCCGCCGGGGCCAGTAAGGCCAGTCTCAGCTCCCGCACCACCGGGGCCGCCACCTCCGCCACAGGCCGCTCCAGCACGGCCTGCGAACGCCAGCCCTAAGCCCGGACGGGCGGGGTACCTGGTTCCTGCGCCCCAGCCTCCTCCCGCAGCCCCAGGGCGGGGTCCCCTTCGCCCCCGCTCACCGCGCCCACGCGCGCCCAGCTCCGGGCGGCCAGGACCAGCTCGGCCTCGTCCACGCAGAGCCTGTCGCTGCGCAGCAGGGGCAGCAAGGCGGGCGCCGACAGCTCCAAGAAGCCGCGGGTCCGGAGCGCCTCCTGTGGGTCCACGAATGGGTCAGGGGGCAGTCAAGTGAGGTGTGCGGGTTTGGGGTGATGAAGATGGGGAGCGATACCCGGCTGTGGGCCTCTATGAAGGCTACGCAACGCTCCTGCAGGGCTCCCAGGCCAAAGGTCACGGCAACCTGGGAACAGAAGGAAGGGCAGCAGGTTGGGGGCAGGAAGGCCATGTGGCCCGGGCCTCCACGCCGAGGCCCACCTACAAGCCCGTCCAGCAGCACCTACCTGCAAGGCCTCACAGACCATTTCCACATCCATCACCTTCACCACAAACTCCAGGCACAgctggaaataaatgaaagtggGTTGTGCGGAGGCATCTCTGTTCCAAGACCCTGGCCTCACCCCAGAAGCAGTGAGCCTAACAGCCAGGGGAGGCGAGGAATCACCAGAGGCTGAGACCTGGCAAGCCTGAAGGGATTAGAGGCTAGCAGCAGTCTACCTTCTAGCACATTCCCCAATAATCAAACTAGATGCAAGCCTCGTGAAAATCCACTCTCCTTTTCTCTGAGGACATTTGTCTTCTTCCACCTGTTCCCCTCCTACTCAGAGACCTTTTGGTCGTAAGCCAGAAACTTGAATTTCATCATGACCTGTCCCTTTCACCCTCACACCCAGAAAAGTGCTGGGTCATTCCAGTTATACTTCTCACGCACTGCTCTCTTGAGTTTCCACCGCTACTCATCCCTAGCGCACTGGGGAGCCCTTCCCATCTCTCCCAGTCACCTCACCCCTTACCTGAAACCTC encodes the following:
- the BTBD19 gene encoding BTB/POZ domain-containing protein 19 isoform X8 gives rise to the protein MSVCSQCTLRPRSPPPPAWRRLRKAEFAVYGGGAKKSLLCLKTQAGVEGGSDVCFVVGQERQEVFAHRCLLACRCNFFRGLLGPKLGPGMPSPVVLSTVPAEAFLAVLEFLYTNSVRLHRHSVLEVLTAAVEYGLEELRELCLEFVVKVMDVEMVCEALQVAVTFGLGALQERCVAFIEAHSREALRTRGFLELSAPALLPLLRSDRLCVDEAELVLAARSWARVGAAVLERPVAEVAAPVVRELRLALLAPAELSALEEQNQREPLIPVEQIVEAWKCHALRRGDASRGAPCRRRRGTLPREHHGFLDLPLKPAS
- the BTBD19 gene encoding BTB/POZ domain-containing protein 19 isoform X3 yields the protein METPGLVVQGEAASFSTALRSLLNNPQYSDVCFVVGQERQEVFAHRCLLACRCNFFRGLLGPKLGPGMPSPVVLSTVPAEAFLAVLEFLYTNSVRLHRHSVLEVLTAAVEYGLEELRELCLEFVVKVMDVEMVCEALQVAVTFGLGALQERCVAFIEAHSREALRTRGFLELSAPALLPLLRSDRLCVDEAELVLAARSWARVGAAVLERPVAEVAAPVVRELRLALLAPAELSALEEQNQREPLIPVEQIVEAWKCHALRRGDASRGAPCRRRRGTLPREHHGFLDLPLK
- the BTBD19 gene encoding BTB/POZ domain-containing protein 19 isoform X7 gives rise to the protein MSVCSQCTLRPRSPPPPAWRRLRKAEFAVYGGGAKKSLLCLKTQAGVEGGSDVCFVVGQERQEVFAHRCLLACRCNFFRGLLGPKLGPGMPSPVVLSTVPAEAFLAVLEFLYTNSVRLHRHSVLEVLTAAVEYGLEELRELCLEFVVKVMDVEMVCEALQVAVTFGLGALQERCVAFIEAHSREALRTRGFLELSAPALLPLLRSDRLCVDEAELVLAARSWARVGAAVLERPVAEVAAPVVRELRLALLAPAELSALEEQNQREPLIPTCFLKLSLQIPDTQSKSSCLLIFPNSAPIVFLIHVGAPARNLHLGLALFLCITAASCGFHLLRD
- the BTBD19 gene encoding BTB/POZ domain-containing protein 19 isoform X4; this translates as MDEKFEIQSDVCFVVGQERQEVFAHRCLLACRCNFFRGLLGPKLGPGMPSPVVLSTVPAEAFLAVLEFLYTNSVRLHRHSVLEVLTAAVEYGLEELRELCLEFVVKVMDVEMVCEALQVAVTFGLGALQERCVAFIEAHSREALRTRGFLELSAPALLPLLRSDRLCVDEAELVLAARSWARVGAAVLERPVAEVAAPVVRELRLALLAPAELSALEEQNQREPLIPTCFLKLSLQIPDTQSKSSCLLIFPNSAPIVFLIHVGAPARNLHLGLALFLCITAASCGFHLLRD
- the BTBD19 gene encoding BTB/POZ domain-containing protein 19 isoform X6, which translates into the protein MPSPVVLSTVPAEAFLAVLEFLYTNSVRLHRHSVLEVLTAAVEYGLEELRELCLEFVVKVMDVEMVCEALQVAVTFGLGALQERCVAFIEAHSREALRTRGFLELSAPALLPLLRSDRLCVDEAELVLAARSWARVGAAVLERPVAEVAAPVVRELRLALLAPAELSALEEQNQREPLIPTCFLKLSLQIPDTQSKSSCLLIFPNSAPIVFLIHVGAPARNLHLGLALFLCITAASCGFHLLRD
- the BTBD19 gene encoding BTB/POZ domain-containing protein 19 isoform X9; the encoded protein is MSVCSQCTLRPRSPPPPAWRRLRKAEFAVYGGGAKKSLLCLKTQAGVEGGSDVCFVVGQERQEVFAHRCLLACRCNFFRGLLGPKLGPGMPSPVVLSTVPAEAFLAVLEFLYTNSVRLHRHSVLEVLTAAVEYGLEELRELCLEFVVKVMDVEMVCEALQVAVTFGLGALQERCVAFIEAHSREALRTRGFLELSAPALLPLLRSDRLCVDEAELVLAARSWARVGATCFLKLSLQIPDTQSKSSCLLIFPNSAPIVFLIHVGAPARNLHLGLALFLCITAASCGFHLLRD
- the BTBD19 gene encoding BTB/POZ domain-containing protein 19 isoform X1, with the translated sequence METPGLVVQGEAASFSTALRSLLNNPQYSDVCFVVGQERQEVFAHRCLLACRCNFFRGLLGPKLGPGMPSPVVLSTVPAEAFLAVLEFLYTNSVRLHRHSVLEVLTAAVEYGLEELRELCLEFVVKVMDVEMVCEALQVAVTFGLGALQERCVAFIEAHSREALRTRGFLELSAPALLPLLRSDRLCVDEAELVLAARSWARVGAAVLERPVAEVAAPVVRELRLALLAPAELSALEEQNQREPLIPTCFLKLSLQIPDTQSKSSCLLIFPNSAPIVFLIHVGAPARNLHLGLALFLCITAASCGFHLLRD